A section of the Streptomyces sp. NBC_00178 genome encodes:
- a CDS encoding ATP-binding protein, whose protein sequence is MNETIQFPLLRERFDSGGGEPAEREPCGESGRGLLIVEAAADRWGVRERDPGKVVWCAFARGDCGRGDTRPGAAPPAVLCTGSGSVST, encoded by the coding sequence ATGAACGAGACGATCCAATTCCCGTTGCTCCGCGAGCGCTTCGACAGTGGAGGTGGCGAGCCCGCCGAGCGGGAGCCGTGCGGGGAGTCGGGCCGGGGGCTGCTGATCGTGGAAGCGGCGGCGGACCGCTGGGGTGTGCGGGAGCGGGACCCCGGCAAGGTCGTGTGGTGCGCGTTCGCGCGGGGGGACTGCGGGAGGGGCGACACCCGTCCGGGCGCCGCCCCTCCCGCGGTCCTGTGCACCGGTTCCGGGTCCGTCAGTACATGA
- a CDS encoding DUF4232 domain-containing protein translates to MRSPRFRHAARTTALGTAALVAALSLTACQGGDSSAADSAAPAANAPAARPAASDGSGSDKGAAASGADSSQDSGSLGEGTSGSGSTEAKPASDRHAGKHADTPASTRQAGGKDKDPVTRACDGGNTELTLKPVTRPLNHMLLTVTNTGSTACNAYYHPFLRFGEAQSAPQVFEESKPQAVVTLNPGQSAYAGVMTSSADGSGTGGYSTRKLSVNFQGRTGGGSSGPSANVPLGKAVYVDSTLTVTYWQSDMGDALMY, encoded by the coding sequence ATGCGCAGCCCTCGATTCCGCCACGCAGCCCGCACGACCGCCCTCGGCACGGCAGCCCTCGTGGCCGCCCTCTCGCTGACCGCCTGCCAGGGCGGTGACTCATCGGCCGCCGACTCCGCCGCACCGGCAGCGAACGCCCCCGCGGCACGCCCCGCCGCCAGCGACGGGAGCGGGTCGGACAAGGGCGCCGCAGCGTCCGGGGCCGACTCGTCCCAGGATTCCGGATCTCTGGGCGAAGGTACGTCCGGTTCCGGCTCGACCGAGGCGAAGCCCGCCTCGGACAGGCACGCGGGCAAGCACGCGGACACGCCCGCGAGCACACGGCAGGCGGGCGGAAAGGACAAGGACCCCGTCACCCGCGCGTGCGACGGCGGTAACACCGAGCTGACGCTCAAGCCCGTGACGCGCCCCCTCAACCACATGCTGCTGACCGTCACCAACACCGGCTCCACGGCGTGCAACGCCTACTACCACCCCTTCCTCCGGTTCGGCGAGGCGCAGTCCGCCCCGCAGGTCTTCGAGGAGAGCAAGCCGCAGGCCGTCGTCACCCTGAACCCGGGACAGTCCGCCTACGCCGGTGTCATGACGTCGTCCGCCGACGGGAGCGGCACGGGCGGCTACTCCACCAGGAAGCTGAGCGTGAACTTCCAGGGCCGCACGGGCGGCGGCTCCTCGGGCCCGTCCGCGAACGTGCCGCTCGGCAAGGCCGTGTACGTCGACAGCACACTGACCGTCACCTACTGGCAGAGCGACATGGGCGACGCCCTCATGTACTGA
- a CDS encoding SRPBCC family protein — MNPSAPATVHLAVRIDRSADEVYAYASDPSHLPAWASGLAGSIEKSGGQWVADSPMGRVRIAFAPRNDFGVLDHDVTLPSGETVHNPVRVIADTAGCDVVFTLRRRPETSDEDFRRDAETVTCDLEALKRIVERS, encoded by the coding sequence ATGAACCCTTCCGCACCGGCAACCGTGCACCTCGCCGTCCGCATCGACCGCTCCGCCGACGAGGTCTACGCCTATGCGTCGGACCCGTCCCACCTGCCCGCATGGGCGTCGGGGCTGGCCGGGTCCATCGAGAAGTCCGGCGGGCAGTGGGTCGCGGACTCCCCCATGGGCCGGGTCCGGATCGCGTTCGCCCCCAGGAACGACTTCGGCGTCCTGGACCACGACGTCACACTGCCCTCGGGTGAGACCGTCCACAACCCGGTCCGGGTGATCGCCGACACCGCCGGATGCGATGTCGTCTTCACCCTGCGCCGGCGGCCGGAGACGAGCGACGAGGACTTCCGCCGCGACGCCGAGACGGTCACCTGCGACCTGGAAGCGCTCAAGCGCATCGTCGAGCGGTCCTGA
- a CDS encoding phospholipase D-like domain-containing protein: MSLRTDEKSLDDTPDANGTSDVHDTPDANGRTDVHDTPDAVGRPDGQVAERTQRLRRRLERLIGIAATEGNEVVPLRNGDEIFAAMLGAIRGAEHTVDMMTFVYWRGDIARDFAEALSERARAGVRVRLLLDGFGSRLIEKGQLAMMEDAGVEVAWFRKPLYLSPLKQNHRCHRKVLITDERTAFTGGVGIAEEWCGDARNEREWRDTHVQVRGPAVDGLAAAFAQNWSECHAELFDERDRFVEIEPQGGSIVQVVRGSASFGWQDMQTLLRVVLESAEERVRLTTAYFAPDTYFIELLCATARRGVTVEILLPGPHTDKRVCQLAGQHHYEDLTACGVKIYQYQPTMMHTKALTVDGVASLIGSTNFNRRSLDHDEEVMLAVLDPAFTATLDEHFEEDRGNSVLIDGARWRRRSPAQRMRELAVLPIRRWL; encoded by the coding sequence ATGTCCCTCCGCACAGACGAGAAGTCCCTGGACGACACCCCGGACGCGAACGGCACATCGGACGTGCACGACACCCCGGACGCGAACGGCAGAACGGACGTGCACGACACCCCGGACGCGGTCGGCAGACCGGACGGGCAGGTGGCCGAGCGCACCCAGCGGCTCCGCAGACGGCTGGAGCGTCTGATCGGGATCGCGGCCACCGAGGGCAACGAGGTCGTCCCCCTGCGCAACGGTGACGAGATCTTCGCCGCGATGCTGGGCGCCATCCGCGGGGCTGAGCACACCGTGGACATGATGACGTTCGTGTACTGGCGCGGCGACATAGCGCGGGACTTCGCGGAGGCGTTGTCGGAGCGCGCGCGTGCGGGTGTGCGGGTGCGGCTGCTGCTCGACGGTTTCGGGAGCCGGCTGATCGAGAAGGGCCAGCTGGCGATGATGGAGGACGCCGGGGTGGAGGTGGCGTGGTTCCGCAAGCCGTTGTACCTCTCGCCGCTGAAGCAGAACCACCGCTGTCACCGCAAGGTCCTCATCACCGACGAACGCACGGCGTTCACGGGCGGGGTGGGGATCGCCGAGGAGTGGTGCGGGGACGCCCGCAACGAGCGTGAGTGGCGGGACACCCACGTCCAGGTCCGGGGACCCGCCGTGGACGGCCTGGCCGCCGCGTTCGCCCAGAACTGGTCGGAGTGCCACGCCGAACTGTTCGACGAGCGCGACCGCTTCGTCGAGATCGAGCCCCAGGGCGGATCGATCGTGCAGGTGGTGCGGGGTTCGGCCAGCTTCGGCTGGCAGGACATGCAGACCCTGCTGCGTGTCGTCCTGGAGTCCGCCGAGGAGCGGGTGCGCCTGACGACGGCGTACTTCGCGCCGGACACGTATTTCATCGAGCTGCTGTGCGCCACCGCCCGGCGCGGTGTGACCGTCGAGATCCTGCTGCCCGGCCCGCACACCGACAAGCGGGTGTGCCAGCTGGCCGGACAGCACCACTACGAGGACCTCACCGCCTGCGGCGTGAAGATCTACCAGTACCAGCCGACGATGATGCACACGAAGGCGCTCACGGTCGACGGCGTCGCCTCGCTCATCGGGTCGACGAACTTCAACCGGCGCTCCCTCGACCATGACGAGGAGGTGATGCTCGCCGTGCTGGACCCGGCCTTCACCGCGACCCTGGACGAGCACTTCGAGGAGGACCGGGGCAACAGCGTGCTGATCGACGGCGCCCGGTGGCGGCGCCGCTCACCGGCTCAGCGGATGCGTGAACTGGCCGTCCTGCCGATCCGCCGCTGGCTGTGA
- a CDS encoding helix-turn-helix domain-containing protein, whose amino-acid sequence MPFRDGPEGGTVGVGTEIQDFAAELGRLKERSGLSYGALARKLHMSTSTVHRYCNGDAVPADYAPVERLARVCRANPGELVALHRRWILADEAKRRAARRPEAARSAAPEAPVPDEGRVGDDGGGGAGADGLEPVVASGSAAEPGPRTGEGHAEAESDGDPETEPTAEDVTPQAAGAGTGPGRGRSRRLRVLLAATAVVALTVPAALALHGFARDGAADGVAAKPGPSAPVTAPGGTGSPGASASVEPGRPSSPPAAAGTPSVKASPPRAGADGKEGEAESSGVPVHATISSYNWEEPCGQFYLLDREPDDVPPPPAPQDTRGWARALDGVDGGAMKLALTVQGASRDAVVLTGMNVRVLTRDPALDRSAYSMGTGCGSGITPQSFEVDLDDARPRTEPVAGTRGDEVVPAKDFPYRVSSTDVEVFHLDAHVEGHDVSWYLELAWSSGGRTGTLRVDDHGRPFRTSSVAARPQYLYRPDIAQWERTEL is encoded by the coding sequence ATGCCTTTCCGGGACGGGCCGGAGGGAGGGACGGTCGGGGTGGGTACGGAGATCCAGGATTTCGCGGCGGAGCTCGGGCGGCTGAAGGAGCGCTCCGGGCTGAGCTACGGCGCGCTCGCCCGGAAGCTGCACATGAGCACCTCGACGGTCCACCGCTACTGCAACGGCGACGCCGTGCCCGCCGACTACGCGCCCGTCGAGCGCCTGGCGCGGGTGTGCCGTGCGAACCCCGGCGAGCTGGTGGCGCTGCACCGCAGATGGATCCTGGCCGACGAGGCCAAACGGCGTGCGGCGCGGAGGCCCGAGGCGGCGAGGAGTGCTGCTCCGGAGGCGCCGGTCCCCGACGAGGGCCGCGTCGGGGACGACGGCGGGGGCGGTGCCGGGGCCGACGGCCTGGAGCCGGTCGTCGCGTCCGGGTCCGCAGCGGAACCCGGGCCACGGACCGGTGAAGGACATGCCGAAGCGGAATCGGACGGCGACCCCGAAACGGAACCCACCGCCGAGGACGTGACCCCCCAGGCGGCCGGTGCCGGGACCGGCCCGGGGAGGGGGCGGAGCAGAAGGCTGAGGGTCCTGCTCGCCGCCACGGCCGTCGTGGCGCTCACCGTGCCCGCGGCTCTCGCCCTCCACGGGTTCGCCCGGGACGGCGCGGCCGACGGGGTGGCGGCGAAGCCGGGCCCGAGCGCTCCGGTGACCGCACCGGGAGGGACTGGCAGCCCGGGGGCGAGTGCTTCCGTGGAGCCGGGCCGTCCGTCGTCGCCGCCCGCGGCTGCCGGAACCCCCTCCGTGAAGGCGTCCCCGCCGCGAGCCGGAGCGGACGGGAAGGAAGGGGAGGCGGAGAGCAGCGGCGTCCCCGTGCACGCCACGATCAGCTCCTACAACTGGGAGGAGCCGTGCGGGCAGTTCTACCTGCTCGACCGGGAGCCGGACGACGTGCCGCCGCCGCCCGCGCCGCAGGACACCCGGGGCTGGGCGAGGGCGCTCGACGGCGTCGACGGGGGAGCGATGAAGCTCGCGCTCACCGTCCAGGGGGCCTCACGGGACGCGGTCGTCCTGACCGGGATGAACGTGCGGGTCCTGACACGCGATCCGGCGCTCGACCGGTCGGCGTACTCGATGGGGACCGGCTGCGGCAGCGGGATCACGCCGCAGTCCTTCGAGGTCGACCTGGACGACGCCCGGCCGCGTACCGAGCCGGTCGCCGGCACGCGGGGCGACGAGGTCGTGCCCGCGAAGGACTTCCCGTACCGGGTGAGTTCGACCGATGTGGAGGTGTTCCACCTGGACGCCCACGTGGAGGGCCACGACGTGAGCTGGTACCTGGAGCTGGCCTGGTCCAGCGGGGGCCGGACCGGGACGCTGAGGGTCGACGACCACGGCAGGCCCTTCCGCACGAGCAGCGTCGCGGCCAGGCCGCAGTACCTCTACCGGCCCGATATCGCGCAGTGGGAGCGCACCGAGCTGTGA
- a CDS encoding winged helix DNA-binding domain-containing protein — translation MTVLDARALNRATLARQLLLERAGMTPLDAIGHLCGLQAQEPQEPFTGLWSRVRAFDPAALDALLTGRHVVRTHLMRRTVHLVTAADALVWRARHDPMLRQRVLGTYRRELEGVDLGELATAARELMADGEPRTMTAIADALTGRWPGPGRRALGEMVVAALVPMVQMPPRGLWGVRAGVRNTPLAAWLGREADAPAAQGADPVGELLVRRYLAAYGPAASADLRAWCGLAGLPAAVAAVRGELISFRDERGRELLDLPDAPRPDPGTPAPVRFLPAFDNAILGYHDRSRIIDDAHRGLSVEGARVVLVDGRVSATWTVEAGAVTVSPLRDLTGSECGEVVEEGGRLAAFLSGGGSDGVRIAR, via the coding sequence ATGCCCGCGCGCTGAACCGGGCGACGCTCGCCAGGCAGCTGCTCCTGGAGCGCGCCGGGATGACGCCGCTCGACGCGATCGGGCACCTGTGCGGCCTGCAGGCGCAGGAGCCGCAGGAGCCCTTCACGGGGCTGTGGTCCCGGGTGCGCGCGTTCGACCCGGCGGCCCTGGACGCACTGCTGACGGGGCGGCACGTGGTGCGTACGCATCTGATGCGGCGCACCGTGCATCTCGTCACCGCGGCCGATGCCCTGGTGTGGCGGGCGCGGCACGATCCGATGCTGCGCCAGCGGGTGCTGGGGACGTACCGGCGTGAGCTGGAAGGGGTGGACCTGGGTGAACTGGCCACCGCGGCGCGGGAGCTGATGGCCGACGGCGAACCCCGCACGATGACCGCGATCGCCGATGCCCTCACCGGCCGTTGGCCCGGCCCGGGGCGCAGGGCGCTGGGCGAGATGGTCGTCGCCGCGCTCGTCCCGATGGTGCAGATGCCGCCGCGAGGGCTGTGGGGCGTGAGGGCGGGAGTCCGTAACACCCCGCTCGCCGCATGGCTGGGTCGCGAAGCCGACGCACCTGCCGCGCAGGGGGCCGACCCGGTGGGCGAGCTACTGGTACGCCGCTACCTGGCGGCGTACGGCCCCGCCGCGTCCGCGGATCTTCGCGCCTGGTGCGGGCTCGCGGGTCTGCCGGCGGCTGTGGCCGCGGTCCGCGGGGAGCTGATCAGCTTCCGTGACGAGCGCGGGCGTGAACTGCTCGACCTGCCCGACGCGCCGCGCCCCGACCCCGGCACTCCCGCGCCCGTGAGGTTCCTGCCCGCGTTCGACAACGCGATCCTCGGCTACCACGACCGCAGCCGGATCATCGACGACGCGCACCGGGGGCTGTCGGTCGAAGGGGCACGGGTGGTGCTGGTCGACGGCCGGGTATCGGCGACCTGGACCGTGGAGGCGGGGGCGGTGACCGTCAGCCCGCTGCGGGACCTCACCGGGAGCGAGTGCGGTGAGGTCGTCGAGGAGGGCGGGCGGCTCGCGGCGTTCCTGTCGGGGGGTGGATCCGACGGTGTGCGCATCGCCCGGTAG